A genome region from Streptomyces antimycoticus includes the following:
- a CDS encoding sigma-70 family RNA polymerase sigma factor: MRRFTAEGLERRTALRQVMRAARLDTEETQALYKAVIAAEIDEEELEEEADIPRSANPDNGAGHDEDPDEVVDDLDSDEDDLDSLDEEEAVPDFESLRGTVRVDDRDAARHTARDLLQADRKRVNPHRRLLTAEEEVGLCLLFRGAEGPSASLPDDYVATLPRDGEAYRAFSAMVLHNQRLVHKIVQGLGWAGGPMHEDLVQHGMIGLMHAVEKFDVSMGCKLSTYATWWIRQRISRAVMNEGSAIRLPVHIWTDVDKVRRKEREFLDQGRKPNVDDLVLACGLPPTKVEECLRLGRRAILSLDQPVGENLTLGELAVDTLRPVPGPEQALWSAFERQELFQFFDACSLTDRLRHILLLRFGFVDGTPWTLEQIGEHFEVTRERIRQLEKKALTDLRILLGLEPDNAEAERRRAKAAQRIAREAAEAIARRRGLERRKNTGVGAPLPNKSVGTPRTESGSDRREGTVSSQGTGFGRWLAERMRQNGMDESQLADCLGVTRAPIDGWLHDRSVPRPELLAKMREILGAEDDTGQEPEVGPDRRDEPAETPAVWYHRPGHDDGGREFGNAAAFAFEADLEVLAREATQNSLDERDRRNNRPVRVRYTLHELTGDTLARFLAAIHWDGLRSHYEAAAAQDQKVGRVINAGLREVTEGDHLVLLRVDDYNANGLTGDDYEDGRFAAVVRRQLDSLKSDAAAGGSYGLGKATLWATSRLGLVLMNSTLSEPHEGRTARRVIGRLDLPWREVEGRRFAGPAWLGRPDADANNTEVVRSWWADEETVESLYLTREGDDPGTSFLIVGAHDVASLAAGTGHGEEDDVDDEDSLERMHQRLLNALGRNFWAAMTAGGEHQPLLEASVRTLRNGVELLAEERVEPHEHQPARSRALQAFLSGTTVDRLTEAGQVARITVPLNVPARDGLTGTAGEHRAVLLITDATDADGKINRVTAMRGNRMTVRTSWVPGLPASTNPFQAVLLVGRAAGDDAPFAAEAEEFLRSSEPPEHNKWGQTEELRMRYSPSAHRRIAALTTVTNRAVHDLVAIPKDKKSSGTSKIGKRLKITGKPGGKVRGTVSPPKLHDLEAVVAPSGAWQITAEVKVSPGGVETWRMSPVAKLDVRSGPRPVVKWAELVAVKDCELSDGVLHFPPGVRRAVFRGVTDVSTHPVRAALTGLEVVLQESKGGGA; this comes from the coding sequence ATGCGCCGATTCACCGCCGAAGGACTTGAACGCCGTACGGCCCTGCGGCAGGTGATGCGAGCGGCGCGCCTCGACACGGAGGAGACCCAGGCCCTTTACAAGGCCGTGATAGCGGCCGAGATCGACGAGGAGGAGCTCGAAGAGGAAGCGGACATTCCACGTAGTGCGAACCCCGACAACGGTGCCGGCCACGACGAGGATCCCGACGAGGTTGTCGACGACCTGGATTCCGACGAGGACGACCTGGATTCCCTTGATGAGGAAGAGGCCGTTCCGGATTTCGAGTCGCTTCGGGGCACGGTGCGCGTGGACGACAGGGACGCTGCGCGACACACCGCCCGGGACCTCCTGCAGGCCGACCGGAAGCGGGTGAACCCGCACCGGCGCCTGCTGACGGCCGAGGAGGAAGTGGGGCTCTGTCTCCTGTTCCGGGGCGCGGAAGGGCCCTCGGCCTCGTTACCCGACGACTACGTGGCGACGCTTCCGCGAGACGGCGAGGCGTACCGGGCCTTCTCCGCGATGGTCCTTCATAATCAGCGTCTCGTCCACAAGATCGTGCAGGGCCTGGGGTGGGCGGGCGGTCCCATGCACGAGGATCTCGTGCAGCACGGCATGATCGGGCTCATGCACGCTGTGGAGAAGTTCGACGTCTCCATGGGGTGCAAGCTCTCCACCTATGCCACCTGGTGGATTCGGCAGCGCATCAGTCGCGCCGTGATGAACGAAGGGTCGGCCATTCGCCTCCCGGTGCACATCTGGACCGACGTGGACAAGGTGCGGAGGAAGGAACGGGAATTTCTCGACCAGGGCAGAAAGCCCAACGTCGACGACCTTGTCCTGGCATGCGGACTCCCTCCCACCAAGGTGGAGGAGTGTCTGCGGTTGGGGCGTCGGGCAATTCTGTCGCTCGACCAACCCGTCGGTGAGAACCTGACCCTCGGGGAACTGGCCGTCGACACGTTGCGACCGGTACCGGGACCGGAGCAGGCGCTGTGGTCAGCATTCGAGCGACAGGAGCTGTTCCAGTTCTTCGACGCTTGCTCCCTCACGGACAGACTCCGGCACATTCTCCTGCTGCGTTTCGGTTTCGTCGACGGCACACCCTGGACGCTGGAGCAGATCGGTGAGCACTTCGAAGTCACGCGCGAACGCATTCGACAGCTCGAGAAGAAAGCGCTGACGGATCTGAGGATTCTCCTGGGCCTGGAGCCCGACAACGCCGAAGCGGAACGCCGGCGCGCGAAGGCTGCTCAACGGATCGCTCGGGAGGCCGCCGAAGCGATCGCGCGTCGCAGAGGCCTGGAAAGGCGGAAGAACACGGGGGTCGGTGCGCCACTGCCGAACAAGAGCGTCGGCACACCGAGGACGGAGAGCGGTTCCGACAGGAGAGAGGGAACGGTGAGCTCGCAGGGAACGGGGTTCGGCCGCTGGCTGGCCGAGCGGATGCGGCAAAACGGGATGGACGAGAGCCAACTGGCCGACTGTCTGGGGGTGACGCGAGCGCCCATCGACGGGTGGCTCCACGACCGCTCCGTACCTCGGCCGGAGCTCTTGGCCAAGATGCGCGAGATCTTGGGAGCAGAGGACGACACAGGGCAGGAACCCGAGGTCGGGCCGGACCGACGGGACGAGCCCGCGGAGACACCGGCCGTGTGGTACCACCGTCCCGGGCACGACGACGGCGGCCGGGAATTCGGCAACGCGGCGGCCTTCGCCTTCGAGGCCGACCTGGAGGTTCTGGCCCGTGAGGCGACGCAGAACAGCCTGGACGAGCGTGACAGGAGAAACAACCGCCCGGTCAGGGTCCGGTACACGCTGCACGAGCTGACCGGCGACACCCTCGCCCGGTTCCTCGCGGCGATCCACTGGGACGGCCTCCGCTCGCACTACGAGGCGGCCGCCGCACAGGACCAGAAAGTCGGACGCGTGATCAACGCCGGTCTGCGGGAGGTGACCGAGGGGGATCATCTGGTCCTGCTCCGGGTCGACGACTACAACGCCAACGGGCTCACCGGTGACGATTACGAGGACGGCCGATTCGCCGCCGTGGTGCGGCGTCAGCTCGACAGCCTCAAATCGGATGCGGCGGCAGGCGGTTCGTACGGCTTGGGGAAGGCGACGCTCTGGGCGACCAGCCGGCTGGGGCTCGTCCTCATGAACTCCACGCTCTCCGAGCCCCACGAAGGACGCACGGCGCGGCGGGTGATCGGCCGGCTCGATCTCCCCTGGCGGGAGGTGGAGGGCAGGCGGTTCGCCGGCCCCGCTTGGCTGGGCCGGCCGGACGCCGATGCGAACAACACGGAGGTCGTCCGTTCCTGGTGGGCCGACGAGGAGACGGTCGAGAGCCTGTACCTCACCCGAGAGGGCGACGACCCGGGTACGTCCTTCCTGATCGTCGGCGCGCATGACGTGGCCAGCCTCGCCGCCGGAACCGGGCACGGCGAGGAGGACGACGTCGACGACGAGGACAGCCTGGAGCGCATGCACCAGAGGTTGCTCAACGCCCTCGGCCGTAACTTTTGGGCCGCGATGACAGCGGGAGGCGAGCACCAGCCGCTGCTGGAGGCGTCCGTGCGGACACTGCGCAATGGCGTGGAGCTCCTCGCGGAGGAGCGGGTCGAGCCACATGAGCACCAACCCGCCCGCTCGCGGGCTCTTCAGGCGTTTCTGAGCGGAACCACCGTGGACCGTCTCACCGAGGCGGGGCAGGTGGCCCGCATCACTGTGCCGTTGAACGTTCCCGCAAGGGACGGGCTCACCGGTACGGCGGGCGAGCATCGGGCAGTGCTGCTGATCACCGATGCCACTGACGCGGATGGGAAGATCAATCGGGTGACCGCGATGCGTGGAAATCGTATGACGGTCAGGACCAGCTGGGTGCCCGGTCTCCCCGCGTCGACCAACCCGTTCCAGGCAGTTCTGCTCGTAGGTCGTGCGGCGGGGGACGACGCGCCGTTCGCGGCCGAGGCCGAGGAGTTCCTGCGATCCTCCGAGCCACCGGAGCACAACAAGTGGGGTCAGACCGAGGAGTTGCGCATGCGCTACTCGCCGTCGGCCCACCGTCGGATCGCGGCGTTGACGACGGTGACCAACAGGGCCGTGCACGACCTCGTGGCGATCCCCAAGGACAAGAAGTCGAGCGGCACGAGCAAGATCGGCAAACGGCTCAAGATCACGGGCAAGCCCGGCGGCAAGGTCCGGGGAACGGTGTCGCCCCCGAAGCTGCACGATCTGGAGGCCGTGGTCGCGCCGTCCGGGGCATGGCAGATCACTGCCGAGGTCAAGGTGTCGCCCGGCGGGGTCGAGACCTGGCGGATGAGCCCCGTCGCCAAACTGGACGTCCGGTCAGGTCCTCGTCCGGTGGTCAAGTGGGCCGAGCTCGTCGCGGTCAAGGACTGTGAACTGTCCGATGGTGTCCTGCACTTCCCGCCAGGAGTCCGCCGGGCCGTCTTTCGAGGCGTCACTGATGTTTCCACGCATCCGGTGCGGGCCGCACTGACCGGTCTCGAGGTCGTGCTGCAGGAGAGCAAGGGAGGTGGAGCGTGA
- a CDS encoding NERD domain-containing protein, giving the protein MRIIPSEISSSTRSRAERSVFAALKAIPDDQSVALHTVHLPRHDKKRVGEIDFVVIMPDILLFIEVKGGRVHQRDGKWYYGPPDREEGPKESPFAQASGGMHAFEQKIGSLVGDLRNHGVPSGYLVITTDVDIQRTTEFEPEQYLGSTTYAGGRGLAQGMERATRFWLTRNRWARTPVRAALRTKMLEAIRPDFDRVPNLQSRLTHLDVVFERLTNEQLDRLDELEANPRLIWTGGAGTGKTFLAAEAARRKSAHGSVLFTCASTTLATHLRRVLDDAITVLPFERLDEVQGRVFDHLIVDEAQDLMTFESLDTLEALVPGGLAEGRWIFMLDQNNQVLTPDGYDPDAWEYLRPLGTVYGPMKRNCRNTVQIVNQVRLYTGADLGVASAGEGQPVRFADVRDAQEEATVLDAYVNELVREGVSPRDITLLSASGDWEASSARLSQRASKIERFADVVGTDRTKHRLTWSSVSDFKGHENHVVCLIDLEPEHLDGRLDALYVAWTRARAQLWVACRPGTQHALKDLGMAALKRQGHLK; this is encoded by the coding sequence ATGCGCATCATTCCGAGCGAGATCTCGAGCAGCACCAGGAGCCGGGCCGAACGCAGCGTGTTCGCGGCGCTCAAGGCCATTCCGGACGACCAGAGCGTCGCCCTGCACACGGTTCACCTCCCCCGACACGACAAGAAGCGCGTCGGTGAGATCGACTTCGTTGTCATCATGCCCGACATCCTGCTCTTCATCGAGGTCAAAGGCGGTCGGGTCCACCAGCGCGACGGGAAGTGGTACTACGGTCCGCCGGATCGTGAGGAGGGGCCGAAAGAGAGTCCTTTCGCTCAGGCCAGCGGCGGCATGCACGCATTCGAACAAAAGATCGGGTCCCTGGTCGGCGACTTGAGGAACCACGGGGTCCCGAGCGGATACCTCGTGATCACCACCGACGTCGACATCCAACGCACGACCGAGTTCGAGCCTGAGCAATATCTCGGCAGCACCACGTACGCCGGCGGACGCGGCCTGGCGCAGGGCATGGAACGAGCGACGCGTTTCTGGCTCACGAGGAACAGGTGGGCCCGCACCCCTGTCCGCGCCGCCCTGCGGACGAAGATGCTGGAGGCCATCCGCCCGGACTTCGACCGTGTGCCGAACCTGCAGTCCCGGCTGACCCATCTCGACGTCGTCTTCGAGCGTCTCACCAACGAACAGTTGGACAGGCTCGACGAGTTGGAGGCCAACCCCCGTCTCATCTGGACCGGTGGCGCGGGCACCGGCAAGACCTTCCTCGCGGCCGAGGCGGCCCGCCGCAAGTCCGCCCACGGCAGTGTCCTGTTCACCTGTGCGAGCACCACACTGGCCACCCATCTCCGTCGTGTCCTCGACGACGCGATCACCGTCCTGCCCTTCGAACGCCTCGACGAGGTTCAGGGTCGCGTCTTCGATCACCTGATCGTGGACGAGGCGCAGGACCTGATGACCTTCGAGAGCCTCGACACCCTGGAGGCTCTGGTCCCCGGCGGCCTCGCCGAGGGGCGATGGATCTTCATGCTGGACCAGAACAACCAGGTACTGACGCCGGACGGTTACGATCCGGACGCCTGGGAGTACCTGCGCCCGCTGGGCACCGTGTACGGCCCCATGAAGCGCAACTGTCGCAACACCGTGCAGATCGTCAATCAGGTCCGCTTGTACACCGGGGCCGACCTGGGCGTCGCCTCCGCGGGTGAGGGCCAGCCGGTCCGCTTCGCGGATGTGCGAGACGCCCAGGAAGAGGCCACCGTTCTCGATGCCTATGTGAACGAACTCGTGCGGGAGGGGGTCTCGCCGCGGGACATCACATTGCTGTCCGCTTCCGGTGACTGGGAGGCGAGCTCGGCCCGTCTGTCACAGCGCGCTTCCAAGATCGAACGATTCGCCGACGTCGTCGGCACCGACCGCACGAAGCACCGTCTCACCTGGTCGTCCGTCTCCGACTTCAAGGGTCACGAGAACCACGTCGTCTGTCTGATCGACCTCGAACCCGAACATCTCGACGGCCGCCTCGACGCGCTCTATGTGGCCTGGACCAGAGCCCGCGCCCAGCTCTGGGTCGCGTGCAGGCCCGGCACCCAACACGCATTGAAGGATCTGGGCATGGCCGCACTGAAGAGGCAGGGGCATCTCAAGTGA